The window CCGCAGGAACACAAGCAAGTGGTCGTCAAGCCAACACACGACCGCAACCTGTACCGGGTGATTCGGCGCATGCGCAGCCACCCAACGGTTCAGATCATCGAGCATGAGCAGGCTGCCCCCAAGGTTCTGCGGAATCTGAAGCAGGGGGGCTTAAGCGCATTCTTGGTGGACCATAACTGTCGCCGAGAGGAAGCCGTGTTCTTGCCATTTTTGGGACGCAAGGCAGCGGTAAACGTCGGCCCGGCCTTACTGGCCTTGCGGGCCAAAGCCCTTGTGTGGCCGGTTTTTCTGCTCCGGGAAGATCCTGAACACTACCGACTGCTGTTCGAAGATCCTTTGGATACCTCCAGCTTGCAGGGCGACCGTCACGAGAAACTGCGCACCGTGGCCATGTTCTATACGCAAGCTGTTGAGCGCATGGTCCGTTGTTATCCGGAACAGTGGTTTTGGATGCATCGCCGGTGGAAGACCAGGCCGGAAAATGAACTGAGCACGTGACCAGGAAGGTCCGGCAACGAGATTGGTGGTTGTTATGAGCATCACGGGGGAGAGCAAAAAAAGAGAGCTGCGGAAATTAAAGTTTACATAATTTACATTATGAGACAATATTGCATCCCTTTGGAAATCCTGGCTCTTTGTAAAACATCTTTGGAAATGCCGCCTTTAAAGACGAGATACGAGATCCGAACCACACGGCAAAGCCGCCCAGGATTCTGGGCGGCTTTTTCATCCGTCACTCTTTCCGTCACTCTTTCCCGGCCCCCAACTTCTTCATGTAGGAATCCCGGCATTCATAGCTGCAAAAACAATGTACGTTGTCACCTTCCTTGATCCGGATGTCGCTGCCCACTGGAACATAGGTTCCACATACTGGATCCTTGGTCATGACCCCGTTGGCGGCCAGGTTCTCATGCTCTTTTTCCTTGACCTCCTTTTTTTTATTCAGGTCTCCCATCAGTAGCTTGTACAAAATAAAAATCGCGGCAATGAAGATCAAAAATTTCAACATGAATGCTCCCTTTGCTCGTCGTTCTCCGAGTCTGCCGTCTCCGGCTTTTCTGGTAAGTATGCTTTGAAAAAAGCGTAATCGACATCATAAACCATTCGCGGAACAACGCCTATTTCCTCCTTTTCCAGCATGGTCACAAGGCGGTTTCCATCTATGAGCTCAACATGCGGTGCTCCCTCGCGATTCACCTCCCGTTTGGTGTCACCAAGTTCCCGAAGGACATCCAAAAGAGGTCCCATCCATTGAACAAACTCGGCCCTGCGCTGCTTCTTTGACTTTATCATGGTGTTTGTTTTTTGGATGTTCATCCGATATTCAATAGAGTCTGGATGCGTAAAAATCAATTGCTGAAAAAATCGTGTCCAGTCAGACTAGCCCTCTTCCGCCTGCTCAATCCGGCGGTCATGGACATGAAATGATAGTCGTTCGAGTGCCTTGGAGAGGCTTGTCCCGTCTGGCAGGGAGAGATCCGGGGCAATGTCGAGCAAGGGGATGAGGACGAATGCTCTGTCCAGGATACGAGGGTGCGGCAGGATCAGGTCGGGTGAGGTGTGACGTTGGGTACCGAAGAGCAACAGGTCCAGGTCAATGATCCGTGGACCCTTGTTTTCTTCGCGGATACGCCCCATTTGGCTTTCAATCGCCAAAAGAGCTCGAAGCAGGTCCGGCGCCGTCCATACGGTGTGGCAATCCAAAAGGACGACCTGATTGGCGAACCATGGCTGACTTCGGACATCTTGGGGTTCCGTGAAGTACACCGGGGAACAGGCAATGAGCTGGACGGCGCTCAGCGCGCCCATGGCGTTCCGGGCTCGTTCCAGGTTGTCTTCCAGGTCTCCAAGGTTGGAGCCAAGGCTGATAAACGCCGGTATGTTCTGGGGTGGGGGCATATGAAGGGGGAGTGAGCCGGTCTTGGTGCAGTCAAGGGAGAGGGCAAGGCGGCACTTCACCCTCCCCCTTCCGTGCGCCTTACAGCTTGGCGATACGTCCCAATGCCTCGCGCAACCGATCTTCTCCCACGGTCAGGGCGATACGGAAGTAGCCCTCTCCAGGGGTGCCGAAGCCATTGCCCGGCGTGACCACCACGCCTGTTTTCTGGAGCACATCGGCGACAAATCCGGCTGAATCCCGGCCCTGGGGAACTTTGGTCCAGACATAGAACGTGGCTTGCGGAGTGCGGCATTCCAGGCCGATCTTGGCCAGTTCGGCCACCACCACGTCCCGGCGCGCCTTGTAGATGTCCCGCATCTCCTGGGCAAAGGCCTCACCTTGTTCCAGTGCGGTAATCCCGGCCTCTTGTACTGCCTGGAAAATACCTGAGTCGATATTGCTCTTGATTTTGCCCAGCCCCTGGACCAGTTCCTGGTTGCCCACGGCCATGCCTACCCGCCAACCGGTCATGTTGTAGGTCTTGGACAGGGAATGGAACTCAATGGCCACATCCATGGCTCCGGGAATTTCCAGGATGCTCAGGGGCTTGTTGGCTGGGTCATAATACATTTCCGAATAGGCGGCGTCATGAACCAGGATGGTCCCGAATTCCTGGGCCTTGGCAATCAGTTTTTCATAAAAACTCCGCGGAGCCATGGCCGAAGTGGGGTTGTTCGGGTAATTCAGGAAGAAAATTTTGGCTTTTTTCCAGATGTCCGCCGGGATGGCGTCAAGGTCGGGCAAAAAGTCGGTGGACTCGGTCAATGGGACAAAATGGGTCTCCCCACCAGCGAACATGGTCGCGATGGGATAGACCGGGTAGTTGGGAGTCGAGGTCATGACCAGATCTCCAGGGTCCACGAACGCCAGGGGGAAATGGGCCAATCCTTCTTTGGAGCCGATCAGGCTGAGCACCTGGGATGTGGGGTCCAGGGGCACACCAAAACGGTCGTCATACCACTTGGCCACGCATTCCCGGAAGGAGTTCAATCCGCTATAGGACGGGTAGCGATGGTGCTCGCTCTTGCTCAAGGCCTTGACCATGGACTGGATGATGAAGTCCGGAGTTGGCAAATCAGGGTCGCCCACTCCCAAATCGATGATATCCACCCCCTTGGCTTTGACTTCATTCTTGACCCGGTCAATCTCGGCAAACAGATACGGCGGCAGCTGCGCCAGGCGCTGCGCAGGCTTGAAATGCGACATGTTCGGAACTCCTTGGCTTCTTGTTAGGTTTATCGCTTGACAGTGCGTGAAATCAGGGTGCGATGGAAAAACAATGAGCCCTCCACAACACGTTGGAAGGCTCGTCACCAGGAAATTGTTTAGTAAAGAGTTCTTTCGAAAGTCAAATCCCCTCAATATGGGGCATTTTGCGAGCAACCATCTTCGGTCTCCGCATAAATGGCTTGACCAAGAGACAACGAGGCATCAATTACTCCTGGACAAAGGGCTTCCCAATTCTTGAGAATGGCTTGACCTATCAAACCTTCCTGCTACATCCGTTTTGCACATGCACCCTTCCTCACAGTCTGCCTCTAATTCACCAGCCCTGGGCCCTCTCCCCCCCCTACACCCGTGGATGGACCTGTTTCTGGAACACATCCTTGTGGAAAAAGGGCTGGCGGAGAACAGCGTGGCGGCCTACACCAGCGACTTGGAGTCCTTGCAGCGGTTTTTGACCCAAGAGAGGCTCCGTCTCGAAGAATTTTCCGTCCAACATGGTCTGCTCTACCTGCTGCATCTGCGGCAGTCCGGGTTGCAAAATCGCTCCCTGGCCCGCCATCTCGCAACGCTCAGGGGGCTGTTTGCCTTTCTGGCACGGGAACGCCTGGTTCCGGAAAATGCTTTGGAAAAACTTGAGAATCCCAAGCTGCCCCTGCATTTGCCGGACGTGCTCAGCCGGGAGGAGATCACGGCCCTGCTGGCCCAGCCCGATACCAGCGGGAAGCTGGGTTTTCGGGACCGAACCATGTTTGAGCTGCTCTACGCCGCGGGACTGCGCGTTTCAGAGTTGATCGGACTGCGTCCTTTGGACGTGGACCTGCAGGCCGGGCTTTTGCGGGTCTTCGGCAAAGGACGCAAGGAACGGGTCGTCCCTGTGCACGCAACGGCCACAAAACTACTGGAAATCTATATCCATTCATGGCGACCAGCCTTTCAGCCAAAGTCGGATCTGCTGTTTCTGAACCGCTCCGGCAAAGGTCTGACCAGGCAGGGCGTCTGGAAGTTGATCAAGGCCTATGCCCAAAAGGCCGGTATTGCTCGACCCATTTCCCCGCACACATTGCGACACTCATTCGCCACCCATTTGCTGGAGGGCGGGGCCGATTTGCGTACCGTGCAGATTCTGCTCGGTCACGCGGATATTCTGGCGACGGAAATATATACCCATGTCCAATCCTCCCGATTGAAACGCCAGCATCAGGAGCATCATCCCCGGAGCCGAAGTGCTACCGAACTCCCCCCCCAGTCGCTCCAATCCGAAAGTCACGTTCCCCTTCACCGCAAACCCTGACCCTGCAGCGCCGCGAAGATTCTCAAACATGCCCCAATCCCCCAAAACCCTGATCACCGCCCACAACAACGCAGACTTTGACGCCCTGGCGGCCATGGTGGCCGCCGGCAAGCTGTATCCGGAAGCGGCGCTGATTTTTCCCGGCAGCCAGGAAAAGAATCTGCGAAATTTCTTTATTCAGAGCGCGACATATCTTTTTAATTTTCAAGCCATGAAGGAGATCGACACCTCGGCCGTAAAGCAGCTTGTTGTGGTGGATACCCGGCAGCGTTCCCGGGTGGAGCATGTTCGCGGTGTGCTGGACCTGCCTGGCCTGATCATCCACGCCTATGACCATCATCCGGACTCGGATGACGACCTGCCGGCCCAGAAAAGCATTGTTCAGCCCTGGGGATCGACCACGGCCATTCTGATTCAGGAAATCCGCAAGCGAAAAATCGCCATCACCCCGGACGAGGCGACCATCATGGGACTCGGCATCTACGAGGATACCGGGGCATTTACGTTTTCCTCCACCACGACCCATGATTTCGACGCAGCTTCCTGGCTGCTGGCCCAGGGCATGGACCTGGACACCATCTCGGATCTGATCACCCGTGACTTAAGTGCGCAACAGATCCATCTGCTCCACGCCATGCTCGGTTCGGCCACGGTGCATGATATCAACGGCATTGAAGTGGTGATCACCGAGGTCAGCGTGGACGAGTACGTGGGGGATTTTGCCGTGCTGGTGCACAAACTTGTGGACATGGAAAACATCAGGGTGCTCTTCGCTCTGGCCCGGATGAACGACCGCGTGCATCTCATCGCCCGCAGCCGAAGGCCGGAAGTTGACGCCGGGAGGCTCTGCGGTTTTTTCGGCGGCGGCGGCCATGTTTATGCCGCATCCGCGACCATCAAGGACCGAACGCTGTCTGAAATCAAGGAAGAGTTGTTCGCCCTGCTCTACTCGCACATCAACCCGCAAATTCTGGTTCGGGACTTCATGTCCAAACCCGCGGTTACCGTGGCGTCGGGAACGACGCTGATTCAGGCCACAGAGATCATGACCCGCTATGGCCTGAAAGCCATACCCGTGGTCCAAGAGGATGGCGGCTGCCTGGGAATCCTCGAACATCAGCTTTCGGACCGGGCCGTGGGTCATGGGTTGGGTGAACTGACCGTGGATGAGTACATGCAGCGGGACGTGGCCACGCTGACACCACAGAACGACCTCTATGCGGTCATGGAAATCATCCTGGGCCAGAAGCAGCGACTTGTTCCCGTGATGGAAGAGGGACATGTAACCGCGGTGATCACCCGGACAGACCTGATTACCATCTTTATTCAGGAATCGGCCCGCATTCCGGAATTTCTCCTTCCTGAACGCCGCAGTGAACGGAATATCAAAAACATGCTCCGGGCCCGGCTACCGGAGCATATTCTCAAGCTTCTGGAGCACGCCGGAACGTTGGGAAGGGATATGGGGGTGAACGTCTATGCCGTTGGGGGGTTTATCCGGGATATTTTGCTCAACCGCCCGAACCTGGACATCGACCTGGTCGTGGAGGGCGATGGCATAGGGTTCGCCCAACTCTTCAGCCGGGAACTGGGGGGACGGCTCCGGATGCATAAAAAATTCCAGACCGCGGTGGTCATTCTTTCGGACGGCCAGAAGGTGGATGTGGCCACGGCCCGCCTGGAGTATTATCAATACCCCACCGCCCTGCCCACAGTGGAACTTTCTTCCATCAAGATGGACCTCTACCGCCGGGACTTTAGCATCAATGCCCTGGCGGTGCGCCTCATGCCGGACCATTTCGGCAATCTGGTGGACTTCTTCTCGGCTCAGAAGGACATCAAGGAGCGGACCATCCGGGTTTTGCACTCCCTGAGCTTTGTGGAAGACCCAACCCGCATTTTGCGGGCCATCCGCTTTGAGCAACGTTTCCATTTTCGGATGGATCGCCAAACCGAACGGCTGATCAAGAACGCCATGAACCTGAACCTGTTCCAAAAGCTCTCCGGCCGGCGGCTGTTTCAGGAGTTGCGGTTGATCATGGAAGAGCTGGAGGTCCTGGCCTGTTTCCGGCGCATGGACGGTTTTCATCTGCTCCAGGTGCTCCACCCTTTGCTTAAGCTCACTGACCAGCTGGAAACCACCTTGGGAGAGGTGGAGAGGGTGCTGAACTGGTATCGCCTGCTTTACCTGGAACCCAAGGCTCAATCCTGGAAACTCTATTTCCTGGGACTGGGTTCTGCCCTGGATGACGCCCAGTTCAAAATCTTCATGCGACGCTTGAACTTTTCGGATAAAGACGAGTATTCACTGCAGAGTATGCGCAAAAATCTGGATGAAACCGTACAACTTCTGAACCATTGGCAAGGTCGCGATGGAGCCATGAGCGAACTCTACTTTGTCCTCGATCCGTTGCCATTGGAGTCCGTTCTGTACCTGATGGCTCGCAGCCAAAAGGAAGCCATGCGCCGCAATATTTCCCTCTATCTGACCCAACTGCGGACCCAAAAAATCGCGGTGACCGGCAAGGACCTGAAAGCCATGGGGTTGATCCCAGGCCCCCATTATTCCAAGATCCTGCGAACCCTCCAGGCAGCCATGATCGACGGCAAGACCCCGGACCGGGGTAGCCAGTTGGTCCTGGCCGGGAAACTGGTGGACAAGCTGAAAATATCCGAGACTTCAAGAAGGACCGGCGGCAAGGCTGATTGACCAGGAGCGTCTCCCAGCGTGTTTGCTTGATGCAATCTGCCGGTAAGCTCCAGGGCTTTTGTGCAATCTCGAGCGGTTCTACTTACAGACGTCTTCTGTAATCCTCTCGGTTTTCCATACGTTTTTCCCCCTTCCTTCCACAAATTACAATACCGCGATAAAAAGGGGCTAATTCCGTGGAATGGCTTTCCAAAGCCAAGAAAATATTCTTCTGACACTATCCGCGGAGGCTCTTGCCCCATTTTTGGATTTGAGGCAAAAAGAATAGGTTTCGCAAATATTTTGGAATCAGCAATCCACAACCGAAGTTTTCACCGAGAGTCCTTCATCTGCCTTCGCCGAGATTCATCAAATCGCTGGTTCCGGAAATATCGCCTCGAACATAATGAGCTCAACATAATGTTGGGCATTGACTCCGTTGCAACAAATACCACGTTTTGGTTTTGAAATAATGGGTCTGCCATAAAGACGAGGGAGATAACATGAAGAAGCGAATAGGCATCCGCGTTGTAACCATCAGTATGCTTTCATGCCTTTTTCTGTTGCCGGGATTTTCCGCTTGGGGCACACCACGGCAAGCTGAAATCGACCCGCTTGAAATGAGCTTGGAAGAGCTGATGCAGGTTGTGGTGACCTCTGTCGCTAAAAAGGAACAGACCCTCTGGGATACTGCCGCCGCGGTCTACGTTATCTCCAATGAAGATATTCGCCGGAGTGGGGCCAAGAATATTCCGGAGGCCCTCCGCATGGCCCCTGGGGTCCAGGTCTCCGCCATCGCCAACAACAAATGGGCGATATCCATCCGCGGCTTTGCGGAGCGTTTTTCCAACAAGCTTTTGGTATTAGTGGATGGTCGAAGCGTCTATAGTCCGCTTTTCTCCGGGGTATTCTGGGAGGCACTGGATGTCCCTTTGGAACTGATCGAGCGGATTGAGGTCATCCGCGGGCCGGGATCAGCTATCTGGGGGGTCAATGCCGTTAATGGCGTCATCAACATTATCACCAAGTTAGCAGAACAGTCGGAGGGCGGCAGAATTTCCCTGGCAACAGGTTCCGAACTTCGCCATCGCGGTTTTGTCGGATATGGGAGCGAACTCTCCGAGCAAACGTATTTTCGTCTGCACGCCTTGACGAAGGACACGGCACCCTCCAGATTTGTCGGAGGAGGCAAGGCAGAGGACGACTGGCAGCTTCGAACCGTTGGTTTGCGCCTGGACCACGCTGGAGAATTTGGTTCCATGATGATCCAGAGCAGCTTGAACACCACCAACGCAGGTGACGAGTCCAACCTCTCCTCCTCGCCCCCCCGACTTGAGCGCGTTGTCCAAACACAAGAAATCGATACGGGGTACCTCCTTGGGCGTTGGGAGCATGAGCGCTCCCAGCAACACTCTCGAAGTTTTCAGTTCGCTTTTGAACATTTTCGATGGGATAATGCCGTACTGGCCGAAAAGCGTTCAACGGTGGACCTGGAATATCAAGAACGGTGGCGTGGATTGCCACGTCACGACGTTATTTGGGGGTTAGGCTATCGCATTAGTTGGGATGACATTTCCAATACGCCGACTGTAGTCCTTGAGGATGGATCGGCAACAACACACCTCTACAGTATTTTTGTCCAGGATGAGATATCCATCACCCCAGACAACTGGAAGCTTGTTCTCGGCGCTCGCCTGGATCATAACGAATACACGGGGTTTGAGTTGCAACCAAACGCTCGTCTCCTCTGGACCCCGAACGAGTTCCATAGCCTGTGGATGGCCCTGTCCAGAGCCGTTCGCACACCGTCTCGAACGGAACGGGCAGCCATTGGCTATAATATGGCCCAGCCCGAGAGCCAACCTCCATCCGTTGTGACCTTTTTTCGCCACTTGGATCGTGCTGAACAAGTCCATGCTCTGGATGCCGGATGGCGTCATCAACTTCTGCCCAGCATGTCCATGGATATTGCCACATTTTATTATCGATATAACCAGTTGCGTGATCTGGCGATCGACACTCCCGAATTTCAGCCTCCAGGGTTTCTCAATGTACCCGTAATGTTCACAAACCAAGGCAGTGCAACAACCACCGGGTTGGAAGTTTCCCTCGACTGGCGACCTTTTGATATCTGGCGACTAGAGGCGTCCATGAGCCTGTTGCGTATCCAACGCGAAAGTACTCAGGATCGTATCAGCAATATTGATGACGAGGTTTCTCCCACCCGCTCGTTTTCCTTACGATCCTCCTTGGACCTTTCTTCGGACTTGCAGTTGGACGCTTGGATTCGTTCCTTCAACGCCATCAAGCAACACGATATTTCTGGGTTTACGACGCTGGACCTTCGTTTAGGATGGCAGGCACGAGACAATCTGGAATTATTCATTGTAGGCCAGAACCTGCTCCGCCCATCCCACCCAGAGTTCGTCGAGATCCAGCTTGCATCGACCCCGACAGAAGTTCAACGCAGTTTCTACTTTGGGATTGACTGGCGTTTTTAATGAAAAATCTGAAGATTTTAAGGATTTTCCCCGCGACACTTGTTTGCCTGCTCATCCTCACGTCTTGGGCTCCGGCGAACAACATTTCCAAGGATGTTGTCAAGGTTGGCTTTATCTTCAACTTTCTCAAATTTGTGGAGTGGCCGAATGATGACACCAATGACGGGTCACTTCAGGTCTGTGCGCTGGGCAGGACACCACTTGGCGGCAATCTTGCCATGATGCAATCACGAACAGTCCAAGGAAGAGAAATCAGAGTCAGTCAAAGCTCTTTCCTGAACGAATTGTTTGGTTGTCACGTTTTATTTATTGCTGACAGCGAAAAAAATCGTGTGAAGGAAATTCTCGCTTCCGTGAAGGAAAAAACTGTTCTGACTGTCAGCGACATACCAGATTTTATTATTGCGGGGGGGATGATCGGTCTCAATGTTGTGGAGGATCGAATTCGCTTTGAAATCAATAATGCAGCAGCCCAACATTCGAATTTGCACATCAGTAGCCAATTGCTCAATCTCGCGCTGAAAGTAATCTGATGAAGTTGTCCGAATTGAGCATTTCCAAAAAGCTGGCCTTGATCATTTTATTGGCCACCTCCCTATCGTTATTTTCCACTGCCTTGATTTTTTCCTTTTCCGCCATGCTCCGGGCATATCAGGACACAAAGGAGAACATGCAGACCTTGGCCCAGGTGATTGGCCACAACAGCCAAGCAGCCCTGGTTTTCGAGGACAGTCGCGCCGCTTCGACAACACTTTCCGCTCTGCAGGCAAAATCGGAAATTTCAGGCGCTTGGTTGATGGACGCTCACGGCCACTCCCTCGCAAGCTATACGAGAAACAACCAAGATCGGAGGAATCCATCAGCCAATCTCTCGCAGAAAATTGTGGAAACTCTTTTACCCTCCACAATCCTTCTCGATGAACCGGTGATGCTGGACAATGCCCTCATCGGGTCCGTAATCCTGGAGGTAACCATCACACCGGTTTGGATGCAGATCCTGAAGAACCTTGCAGCTTCCGGGCTTTTGGCGCTGGCGGGAATGAGCATGGCCGCCATTTTGGGTATGCGGTTGGGTGCATCCATTGTCCGCTCTATCATGGATCTCTTGCAGGTAACGGGACTCGTTACCCGAAAAAAGGATTATTCCGTTCGTGTTCCGCAGGCTGGTCAGGACGAAATTGGAGCCTTGGTCAATAATTTTAATATGATGCTGTCTGAACTGTATTTCCGCGACGAACAGCTTCGACGACACCAAGAAGAGCTGGAAGAGCAGGTGCGCAATCGCACCGCGGAACTGCATCAGGCCATGAGGGAGGCGGAAGCAGGGACCCAAGCAAAATCTCTTTTTCTGGCCAACATGAGTCATGAAATCCGTACCCCCCTCAATGCAATCATTGGAATGGCCGAAGTTTCTCTTGAGACACCAAAAGATGAACTTCGCAGAGATGCTCTGGAGACCATCCTGCACGAAACCCTCGCCTTGTTGGAAATCATCAACGAAATACTGGATTTTTCCAAAATTGAGGCAGACCAAATTCAGCTTGAGCAAAGGGAATTTTCCATCCAAAATGTTCTTCGCCATATTGATACCAGCATTGCCATTCAGGCCAATAGAAAGGGTGTCGTTTACGCCTCAGAAATGGATCCTGACGTGCCGAATCGAATCTATGGAGATCCTTTGCGCTTACGGCAAATTCTTTTCAACCTGATAGGCAATGCCTTGAAATTTACAAAAAAAGGGGAAATTCGCGTCCAGGTGGAACTAATTGGCAAAAACGACCAATTGGCGACCATCCGCTTTTCGGTCACAGACACAGGAATCGGCATTGCGAATGATCGACTGGGCATCATTTTCGACAGTTTTTCTCAAGCTGACAGCTCCACAACGCGAAAGTACGGAGGCACTGGATTGGGACTGTCTATCAGCAAACGGTTGGTGGAGCTGATGGGAGGTGAAATCGGCGTTACCAGTCATGTAGGGTCAGGCAGTACGTTTTGGTTTGTCGTGCCTTTTGCAACGGTCGCGGAAACGGCACCAAGCACAGTGGAAGAAATCACGGCCTTTCCTGACCTGCCGACTGGCCCTGCTCTCCTTACTCCACACAACATCAAAATTCTTCTCGTCGAAGACTATCCCACCAACCAGCAGGTCGCATTGCGGCATCTACGTGGAGCGGGATTTTTTGTGGATGTGGCGGAAAACGGTCTTCAGGCCGTTGAAGCCGTTTCCCGTGAGGACTACAATCTGATCTTGATGGACATCCAAATGCCCGAGATGGACGGATACGCCGCCACACAGGAGATCAGAAAGTTGGAAGAGAAAAACAAGGATAGCACCAGAAACACAAGGATACCGATAATTGCCATGACCGCTCATGCCCTCACTGGCTACAAGGACAAATGCCTCGCAGCTGGAATGGATGACTACCTAACCAAACCAATGCGACGTCATGAGTTACTGGCCATGGTTCAGAAGTGGACGGGCGTGGCGATCGGTAGCTCACCTAGAGCTGTTCGAGAAGGTGTGGAACAGGAAAGTGTGACGCAGGCTCCATTGGATTATGCTTTGGCATTGGAAGAATTCGAGCAGGATGCCTCCTTTCTTCAGGAAATGATTCAAATATTCATCGCCAATGCCCAACGTCAGATGAAATCCATTGAAAAATCTCTACAGTCAGGTGACATTGAGGCCGTCGTCGACGAGGCGCATGCAATGAAAGGTGGAGCCGCCAACCTCACGGCGGTGAAAATCGCCGCTCTTGCGCAAGACCTTGAGCAGTTTGCTCATGCCGGCTCTTTTTCAGAATGTCACGAAATTTTGTTGAAGCTCCGAGCCAATTTGCACGAACTGCAAGAGTTTACCCGGAGACTATCGTGAAAATACTTGTCGTTGACGATGAGCAGGTGAGCCGCATGAAAATGCAGAAAGTGCTCTCATCGCTCTACTCCGTTATTGCCGTTGAAAACGGAAAAAAGGCCTTGGAACTGGCTCAGTCGATGGATGTGGATATCATTCTTTTGGATATCAGGATGCCCGGCATCGATGGATATGAAGTCTGCAGACAACTCAAACAGAATACTCGAACTGCGGATATACCAGTGATTTTTTTGACATCCATGGGGCAAACGCTGGACGTCACGATGGGGTTTGACTTGGGAGCCGTGGATTTCATTACCAAGCCGGTCAGCCCGCCGATCCTCAGAGCGAGAGTGGCTGCCCAACTGACGTTGCATAATCAAAAACGTATTCTGGAAGAAAAAATTCAGGAACGCACTCGAGAACTGATCCACACCAGGGAAGAAGTCGTGACCATGCTGGGTGTGGCTGCCGACTTTCGTGACAACGAAACGGGACTGCATATCAACAGAGTCAGCCGTTACTGCCGGATGATCGCCTCGGCTGGCGGATTGAACGAGGAATTTACCGAGATGATTGCCCTGGCCAGCCCCCTGCACGATGTGGGCAAGATTGGCATTCCGGACCAGATTCTGCTGAAACCCGGAAAACTCTCAGTAGCGGAGTTTGAGGTCATCAAAACCCACTGCGTTATTGGCAGGGATATTCTCAAAAGCAGTACATGGTCGGTTCTTCAGTTGGCTCAAAGCATCGCCATGACACATCATGAAAAGTGGAACGGAGCCGGATACCCACGAGGACTTCGGGGGGAGGAAATTCCTATCGAGGGCAGGATCACGGCCATTGCCGACGTTTTCGATGCTCTTTCAACGAAACGGCCCTACAAGGAGGCTTGGCCCCTCGAAAAGTGCATCGCCCAGATTAACGATGAGTCCGGCAACCATTTCGACCCGAATCTTGTCCAGGCATTCAATACCGCCCTCCCCCAGATTCTGCGCACAGCAACAGAAC is drawn from Desulfonatronum thioautotrophicum and contains these coding sequences:
- a CDS encoding hybrid sensor histidine kinase/response regulator, translated to MKLSELSISKKLALIILLATSLSLFSTALIFSFSAMLRAYQDTKENMQTLAQVIGHNSQAALVFEDSRAASTTLSALQAKSEISGAWLMDAHGHSLASYTRNNQDRRNPSANLSQKIVETLLPSTILLDEPVMLDNALIGSVILEVTITPVWMQILKNLAASGLLALAGMSMAAILGMRLGASIVRSIMDLLQVTGLVTRKKDYSVRVPQAGQDEIGALVNNFNMMLSELYFRDEQLRRHQEELEEQVRNRTAELHQAMREAEAGTQAKSLFLANMSHEIRTPLNAIIGMAEVSLETPKDELRRDALETILHETLALLEIINEILDFSKIEADQIQLEQREFSIQNVLRHIDTSIAIQANRKGVVYASEMDPDVPNRIYGDPLRLRQILFNLIGNALKFTKKGEIRVQVELIGKNDQLATIRFSVTDTGIGIANDRLGIIFDSFSQADSSTTRKYGGTGLGLSISKRLVELMGGEIGVTSHVGSGSTFWFVVPFATVAETAPSTVEEITAFPDLPTGPALLTPHNIKILLVEDYPTNQQVALRHLRGAGFFVDVAENGLQAVEAVSREDYNLILMDIQMPEMDGYAATQEIRKLEEKNKDSTRNTRIPIIAMTAHALTGYKDKCLAAGMDDYLTKPMRRHELLAMVQKWTGVAIGSSPRAVREGVEQESVTQAPLDYALALEEFEQDASFLQEMIQIFIANAQRQMKSIEKSLQSGDIEAVVDEAHAMKGGAANLTAVKIAALAQDLEQFAHAGSFSECHEILLKLRANLHELQEFTRRLS
- a CDS encoding response regulator, which encodes MKILVVDDEQVSRMKMQKVLSSLYSVIAVENGKKALELAQSMDVDIILLDIRMPGIDGYEVCRQLKQNTRTADIPVIFLTSMGQTLDVTMGFDLGAVDFITKPVSPPILRARVAAQLTLHNQKRILEEKIQERTRELIHTREEVVTMLGVAADFRDNETGLHINRVSRYCRMIASAGGLNEEFTEMIALASPLHDVGKIGIPDQILLKPGKLSVAEFEVIKTHCVIGRDILKSSTWSVLQLAQSIAMTHHEKWNGAGYPRGLRGEEIPIEGRITAIADVFDALSTKRPYKEAWPLEKCIAQINDESGNHFDPNLVQAFNTALPQILRTATELADPAMPPEPP
- a CDS encoding YfiR family protein → MKNLKILRIFPATLVCLLILTSWAPANNISKDVVKVGFIFNFLKFVEWPNDDTNDGSLQVCALGRTPLGGNLAMMQSRTVQGREIRVSQSSFLNELFGCHVLFIADSEKNRVKEILASVKEKTVLTVSDIPDFIIAGGMIGLNVVEDRIRFEINNAAAQHSNLHISSQLLNLALKVI
- a CDS encoding TonB-dependent receptor plug domain-containing protein; the encoded protein is MKKRIGIRVVTISMLSCLFLLPGFSAWGTPRQAEIDPLEMSLEELMQVVVTSVAKKEQTLWDTAAAVYVISNEDIRRSGAKNIPEALRMAPGVQVSAIANNKWAISIRGFAERFSNKLLVLVDGRSVYSPLFSGVFWEALDVPLELIERIEVIRGPGSAIWGVNAVNGVINIITKLAEQSEGGRISLATGSELRHRGFVGYGSELSEQTYFRLHALTKDTAPSRFVGGGKAEDDWQLRTVGLRLDHAGEFGSMMIQSSLNTTNAGDESNLSSSPPRLERVVQTQEIDTGYLLGRWEHERSQQHSRSFQFAFEHFRWDNAVLAEKRSTVDLEYQERWRGLPRHDVIWGLGYRISWDDISNTPTVVLEDGSATTHLYSIFVQDEISITPDNWKLVLGARLDHNEYTGFELQPNARLLWTPNEFHSLWMALSRAVRTPSRTERAAIGYNMAQPESQPPSVVTFFRHLDRAEQVHALDAGWRHQLLPSMSMDIATFYYRYNQLRDLAIDTPEFQPPGFLNVPVMFTNQGSATTTGLEVSLDWRPFDIWRLEASMSLLRIQRESTQDRISNIDDEVSPTRSFSLRSSLDLSSDLQLDAWIRSFNAIKQHDISGFTTLDLRLGWQARDNLELFIVGQNLLRPSHPEFVEIQLASTPTEVQRSFYFGIDWRF